In Ovis aries strain OAR_USU_Benz2616 breed Rambouillet chromosome 16, ARS-UI_Ramb_v3.0, whole genome shotgun sequence, one DNA window encodes the following:
- the C16H5orf47 gene encoding uncharacterized protein C5orf47 homolog, translated as MAVAGRELERGRARFVYVTRFGSHQCGGVLPLGGRRAQGSRNAGLKDGHSQEKPRAAAPGNPGAGALPLGFRPGALAASSPAPASREPEQAQASGACRRRGWRAGGACGSADLSIRFSSHFARGSSCLNGSGPLTMDGPPVGLGMERRGRTALQGCPEQPQKCNEGLTQKNLAKEFDFPIPLSETSKIMKKKNKKVLVWNGVYKVISKMLEENEKYRLRLKCQQLSRENSKDRK; from the exons ATGGCAGTGGCAGGCCGGGAGCTGGAGCGGGGCCGGGCGCGCTTCGTCTACGTGACCCGCTTCGGCTCGCACCAGTGTGGCGGCGTCCTTCCGCTGGGCGGCCGCAGGGCTCAGGGCTCGAGGAACGCCGGGCTCAAGGACGGCCACAGCCAGGAGAAGCCGCGGGCGGCAGCGCCGGGGAATCCAGGTGCTGGGGCGCTGCCCCTTGGCTTCCGGCCCGGGGCCCTCGCGGCCTCCTCCCCCGCGCCGGCGTCGAGGGAGCCCGAGCAGGCGCAGGCCAGCGGCGCGTGCCGGCGGCGCGGCTGGCGGGCGGGCGGGGCCTGCGGGTCAGCTGACCTCTCCATCCGTTTTAGCAGCCATTTTGCCAGGGGCTCGAGTTGTTTGAATG GCAGTGGGCCACTCACCATGGACGGCCCTCCTGTCGGTCTGGGGATGGAGAGACGAGGCCGAACTGCGCTTCAGGGTTGCCCCGAGCAGCCGCAGAAGTGCAATGAAG gtttaaCCCAGAAGAATTTAGCTAAAGAGTTTGACTTCCCCATACCTTTGAGTGAAACTTCCAAAATaatgaagaagaagaacaaaaag GTTTTAGTATGGAACGGAGTGTACAAAGTCATTTCAAAGATGCTtgaagagaatgagaaatacaGACTTAGGCTGAAATGCCAACAGTTGTCTAGAGAAA ATTCAAAAGATAGAAAATGA